The region TCTGAAAAACGACCAACCCCTTCCCTGGTTATTATACTATTATCATAAAGTATGGGTGTTTCTCTAACAGTAGAACAACAAAACATCCTTACAAATGGGTTTAAAGCGGTTTAATGAACGACCTCTTTATCAAGCTGTGAAAGATCTGTAGTCCCGATCCAATGATAGGCTTTCATTGTTGCTGTCTGTTTTCTTCTTCTCAAAAGTATCCTCAATTTATCATGTCTAAATTATATTTTCATTAACAAGATATAGGCTACCTTCCTGTCAGATTGTGACTCTGCTCCTTTGTCCCTCGCAGGGATCTTCCTTCCATGACGATGCATCGAACGACCAGAATTAAGATAACTGAGCTGAACCCCCACCTcatgtgtgtgctgtgtggtggATACTTCATCGATGCCACAACCATTATAGAATGTCTCCATTCATGTGAGTGACACTTGGCTGAATGCAGACATGGGAATTGGACCAATCATGATAAATATGACTTTTGCAAATTCACACTAGTAGGTAGCTAGTTAATTACTCAAATTTTTGTTGACCAATTTCACTTCACTTCTTTTCACATAATTGCATTGGCTATTTATGTAATTCACTAGAGGCTACAAAGCAAATCAGAATAACCGCTATATGATAAATGTAACAGGCATTTTTCATCGTTGGACTGTAGGGTATTGTGTTATCCACTGAGAAACTGATCCAGTTTTTTCCCCTTGGGTTTCAGTCTGCAAGATGTGCATTGTGCGTTATCTGGAGACCAGCAAGTATTGCCCCATCTGTGACGTGCCAGTACACAAAACCAAGCCTCTGCTCAATATAAGGTAATTAATCACTTTGTTTCTTTTACATTTGTTCTATAGCCTTGCATTGTTTTGTCGCATTTCTGCTGTTTCTCTCTATTATCCAATCCACCCAATGCAGTTCATGTCATCAAAGGATTGGTCTAGTTTCATTCAAATGTTGCTACTTTCTCAACATCCGTCAATTTATTAAAACCTCATAGCATGCAATGAGTTCTGGGTAAATATGACTGATTATGAACATTCTTCAAGGTCTGACAAAACCCTACAAGACATTGTCTACAAGCTGGTCCCTGGTCTCTTCAAAAGTAAGTGGAATGTGTTAAATCCCTCTTATCAGTCATGTCATTGTCTTGTTCTCTGTGACGTATGTATTCTGTATCTACTAAATGGTTCATCCTGAATGGTTGATTATCCTGTTTAAAATCGGAGCTGCTGGCTTGTCTCCCATGGAAAATGGTTTAAAACTCCCCCGTGGACTGATTCTGGAAATGGGTGCTATATAGTTAAAGCATGAGGTTGCAATGCATCAGCTGATTGATAATTACATTTTTCAATTGTATCTCTATCCCTATTCAAATAAACATTTGTGACAGTTTTTTTTATCTCTTTCCCATTAGATGagatgaagagaaggagagactttTACGCAGATCACCCTTCTGTAGATGGTGAGTCTCTGCGCTCTTTGTTGATAGTTGCtttatttcagattttttaaacttgtatgactgtgatatgtggttgtctcacctaactACCCTATAAGAGCATAttctaaatgactcaaatgtaaatgttaagGAAAGGGTTCATGACCTTTCTTTCCTAGGGCAGATAGGGTGCAAGTCTACTGGAGATGTAAAAAGTGAATTGTCATTAAGTAGTTTTATTTCTAACAACAAAAATAATGGTTGATTTATTTCCTGCTCCTGTAATATTCTATTGGTTTTCCCTCTACAAAGCCACTAAAATTAACTTCCATATTAGCTGATAGTATTCTCCTATAATGATAGGATTTCTAAGCTCTCACGGTTTTACACGTTTTTGTGAAAACTCATGCAACTTGTTAATTTGTGTCTGTAGCTACGACAAGGTCTAATGAGGATCGAGGGGAGGTGGCGGACGAGGACAAGAGGATCATCACAGACGATGAGATCATCAGCCTCTCCATTGAGTTCTTCGATCACAACAAGTACGTCAACAAGTCTGTTACAGCCAGGCTTTTTAAAAATGATTACATCTAGTTCGCTATTGATTGATCATAAGGTCTAAGGAAGACAATTATGTTAGAACATTTATAGATGTATACTTATATTTATTAGTTCAGTGTGTTCAGAAACTGATTAGGTCAGTTGtgtgtttattatttattattctgTAGTGACCCTGGTTTATAAGTGTGTATATCGACGTTGCCTATCGACCATGCTTTTGTGGTGCAGTCGATGGTGCACTGGGCTTGGGGCCAGAAGGTTGAGAGTTTGAGCACCattccctgcctgtttcattacaatacattacagtgtattacagtTTCTATAGTCATTTTAATTTTGAGACTTTGGTTTTACCAGTGTTCTGCTTTTTTTATACATTAATTTCCAACCATGAAAATCTTGAGTGCATTATCAAGATGTTTTCTAACACATTTTGTAAAACAAGTGTCACATTGTTTTTCTCAGGGCTGAACAGACCGGCGTGGCTGAGGACCAACTGACTAAAGAACAGGTAGGTCGCCTACGGCTGAAGCTCAGAAGCATTCCATATCAGATAGTTCTTACACTCTGTTGCTGCACAGAGCCTATTGCTTGGTTACTGATATAAGATTGTTCTTAAATCTGGACCCTTAAATAGCTTGTCTTCAAATCTCACTGCATGTCTCATCTCCATTTTCTTTATTGTAAACAAGGGTACTGTATAAAGTGCAGGTTAGCCTTTTTTcggcatgaatcttgttctggaggcagctctgcagagtggtcactagctggcacagctaCAAATCctatctgattttaaacctaaccttaaccaaaaagcacatttttctttgcatacatttttacaatatagccaaattgctcagttctgcctccaggacaagactcttGAAAATAAACATCAACCTGCATATAAAGTCCCTCAAATTAAATTGTCTTTATTAACTGTAGCTACATTATTTTCTCTTGCTATTTTATTGTGTATTTGCTGCAGACAGCTTCAGTTTTCTGTCAGTTTGGTCTGTAGTAAAATGGAGGTTTGAGCTGATCTAAATGGCTCTGTCCTCCTCCAGGTGAACAATAAGAGGTATCTGCAGTGTCCAGCAGCCATGACCATCATGCACCTGAGGAAGTTCCTCCGCAGTAAGATGGACATCCCCTGTACCTATCAGGTAAAAATTTGTTTGGTTATATGAAATGACACAAGGGCAGCCATAACTCTTGCATCActatgttatattattattatatatatatttttttaaataagatgAATTTAACAACATTAGTACATATCACTCACTGCAAGATCATTCTCTCATATGCTTCTATTGAAACAATGAAAAAGATCAAAGATATTCAGCAATTCTTGAAGGACAATGGAAGTTCAGTAGAATAAGTACTCGTTGGCCTATTTTTATAAATAATTTTGTAATTTCTACAATGTAGGTTGAAGTGATGTATGAAGACGAGCCACTGAAAGATTACTACACATTAATGGACATAGCCTACATCTACACCTGGAGAAGGGTAAGAAACATAATATTAAAGGGGAAGTTAGTAAAAACATGCAATTAAAGGCAATGTAAACGTTTTTAACAAGTTGGAAGTAaagtttttttgttgtaaattaTTGCATTACTTTTTATTTCAACCTTTGGCTCTGTGATATTTCTTAGGCCTACTTCAAATGGTGGAATGCATGAAAGTTCACAGTTCAAAAGCTTTATTGTCCATGAAGGAAAAAAATCATGATTGCCCTGCAAGTTGAGACAAAGTAGCTCTAAGTATTACAAATATTTTTCAGAATGGCCCTTTGCCGTTGAAGTACCGCGTCAGACCTAGCTGTAAGAAGATGAAGATGAGTCATCTGCAGCAGGAGGGCCAGAACAGCACTGGTCGGTCCGCTGAGAGCGACTCAGCCAGCGACAAAGCCTGCAGCCCTGCCGCtgtcccctccacctcctcctccttgcccAGCCCTGGCACCCCGGTGCAATCCCCACACCCACACTTCCCCCACATCTCCAAGCCCGTCAACGGAGCCTCCACCTCAGCCCCAGCCCCTACCAGACCCTTCCCCTTTGGAAAAAAACCACGGAAGGCCTCGCTGAATGGTTCTTCTGCATCCTCGGGATGACTGGCCTGAAATCCGGGCCGACAGCCAACGCCAGACCGCTCAGCTATTATCTTCATGCCAATGTAGTTCCATTGTTGTAGACGCTCTCTTTTTGTTATCGTTGTTGTTATAAATATATGATATCTGTTTAAGTAGTGGAAGTGAAGCATTTCAATAGGAACATAGCAGGGATGTGACATTAAGTTGGTGAAAGGGATGTCGGTGATAGATGACTGGTCGAAAATGAAAGCCCCCAAAA is a window of Oncorhynchus mykiss isolate Arlee chromosome 11, USDA_OmykA_1.1, whole genome shotgun sequence DNA encoding:
- the bmi1a gene encoding polycomb complex protein BMI-1-A encodes the protein MTMHRTTRIKITELNPHLMCVLCGGYFIDATTIIECLHSFCKMCIVRYLETSKYCPICDVPVHKTKPLLNIRSDKTLQDIVYKLVPGLFKNEMKRRRDFYADHPSVDATTRSNEDRGEVADEDKRIITDDEIISLSIEFFDHNKAEQTGVAEDQLTKEQVNNKRYLQCPAAMTIMHLRKFLRSKMDIPCTYQVEVMYEDEPLKDYYTLMDIAYIYTWRRNGPLPLKYRVRPSCKKMKMSHLQQEGQNSTGRSAESDSASDKACSPAAVPSTSSSLPSPGTPVQSPHPHFPHISKPVNGASTSAPAPTRPFPFGKKPRKASLNGSSASSG